The Paeniglutamicibacter sulfureus genome includes a region encoding these proteins:
- a CDS encoding YraN family protein has product MGHNQELGAAGEELAATYLTGAGYTVLERNWRCNFGELDIVAETDGQVVGVEVKTRSSMGFGHPAEAVNPQKLRRLSRLVRRWCVTHRRNPHTVRVDVVAILMAPGREPGIEHLIGVES; this is encoded by the coding sequence ATGGGCCACAACCAGGAACTGGGCGCCGCGGGCGAGGAACTTGCCGCGACCTATCTCACCGGCGCCGGATACACGGTTCTGGAACGCAATTGGCGCTGCAACTTCGGCGAGCTGGACATCGTCGCTGAAACGGACGGCCAGGTCGTCGGGGTGGAGGTCAAGACGCGCAGCTCGATGGGCTTCGGGCACCCGGCCGAGGCGGTCAACCCGCAGAAGCTGCGCAGGCTCTCACGCCTGGTGCGGCGCTGGTGCGTGACCCACCGCCGCAATCCGCACACCGTGCGCGTGGACGTGGTGGCGATCCTCATGGCACCGGGACGCGAACCGGGCATAGAACACCTGATCGGGGTGGAATCGTGA
- a CDS encoding YifB family Mg chelatase-like AAA ATPase, which yields MSLARTLGIGLTGLNGQIIEVEADVGNGIPAFILLGLPDAALNESRERIRSAARNSGIPLPNRRLTVNLTPATLHKRGSGFDLAILLAALAADRSIAPAPGVVYLAELGLDGSLRPVSGVLPAVMAAVRDGYPNVVVATENQAEAKLVAGATVRSYAHLSQVLAECGADPLDLRYRARHDSPSRKNARWSATRTPAMDLSEVVGQAQGRYALEVAAAGGHHLLFTGPPGAGKTMLAQRLPGLLPDLDDAQALETTAVHSLSSGGRPINSLLRRPPFESPHHSASMVALIGGGSGIPRPGAASRAHRGVLFLDEAPEFSATALDALRQPLESGVLTLHRASGTASYPARFQLLLAANPCPCGRNLGKGTDCTCTPMQRRRYLARLSGPLLDRIDMQLFVPQLSARELAGRGTGESSAVVAARVGEARTAARDRLKRWGIGTNAEVPGSILRNELRLLTATLAGLNRATESLRLSARGYDRVLRIAWSIADLNSHACPTSDDVDVAIQLRQHGKGDVG from the coding sequence GTGAGCCTGGCCCGCACCCTCGGCATCGGCCTGACCGGTCTCAATGGCCAGATCATCGAGGTGGAAGCCGACGTGGGCAACGGCATCCCCGCCTTCATCCTGCTGGGGCTGCCCGACGCGGCACTCAACGAATCGCGCGAGCGCATCCGCTCCGCGGCCCGCAACTCCGGCATCCCGCTGCCCAACCGCCGCCTCACGGTGAACCTGACGCCCGCGACGCTGCACAAGCGCGGCTCCGGATTCGACCTGGCGATCCTGCTGGCGGCGCTGGCCGCGGACCGGTCCATCGCCCCGGCCCCGGGCGTTGTCTACCTTGCCGAACTCGGGCTTGACGGATCGTTGCGTCCCGTTTCCGGGGTGCTTCCGGCCGTCATGGCGGCCGTGCGGGACGGCTACCCGAACGTCGTGGTCGCCACCGAGAACCAGGCAGAGGCGAAGCTGGTTGCCGGGGCCACGGTACGGTCCTACGCCCACCTGTCCCAGGTGCTTGCCGAATGCGGCGCCGATCCGCTGGATCTCCGGTACCGGGCGCGGCACGACTCGCCCTCACGGAAGAACGCCAGATGGTCGGCAACCCGCACACCGGCCATGGACCTCTCCGAGGTGGTGGGCCAGGCCCAGGGACGGTACGCGTTGGAGGTGGCAGCCGCCGGCGGCCACCACCTGCTCTTCACCGGGCCTCCCGGGGCCGGGAAGACCATGCTCGCCCAGCGCCTGCCCGGTTTGCTGCCGGACCTTGACGACGCCCAGGCGCTGGAAACCACGGCCGTGCATTCTTTGTCGTCCGGCGGGCGACCCATCAATTCCTTGTTGCGCCGCCCGCCCTTCGAATCCCCGCACCACAGCGCCTCCATGGTGGCGCTGATCGGCGGAGGCAGCGGCATCCCACGGCCCGGCGCCGCCTCGCGCGCGCATCGAGGCGTGCTTTTCCTGGACGAGGCACCGGAATTTTCGGCTACGGCCCTGGACGCGCTGCGCCAGCCGCTGGAATCCGGCGTGCTCACCCTGCACCGGGCATCCGGCACCGCCAGCTACCCGGCACGGTTCCAGCTCCTGCTGGCCGCCAACCCGTGTCCGTGCGGGCGGAACCTGGGTAAGGGCACCGACTGCACCTGTACCCCGATGCAGCGCCGCCGCTACCTGGCCAGGCTCTCGGGTCCGCTGCTGGACCGGATTGACATGCAGCTCTTCGTTCCGCAGCTCTCTGCCCGGGAACTGGCCGGGCGTGGAACCGGCGAATCCTCCGCCGTGGTCGCGGCGCGCGTGGGCGAGGCCCGTACGGCGGCACGTGATCGGCTCAAGCGCTGGGGTATTGGCACCAACGCGGAGGTCCCCGGGTCGATCCTGCGCAACGAGCTGCGCCTGCTGACGGCCACCTTGGCCGGACTGAACCGGGCCACGGAGTCGCTGCGGCTCAGTGCACGCGGCTACGACAGGGTGCTGCGCATCGCGTGGTCAATCGCCGACCTGAACTCCCACGCCTGCCCCACGTCGGACGACGTGGATGTGGCCATCCAGCTGCGCCAGCACGGCAAGGGCGACGTGGGATAG
- a CDS encoding SH3 domain-containing protein, which translates to MTALALAVAVTGSSTGFVLPAIGQVHAPATGAAGAAPTVLEPRAAAAGIAAKKLNLKKVTTNNLNLRQAKSTRTRVLLTVPKNTTVTVTETSGTWSKTTYRGKTGWVSSRYLKNAPAAQKTAPKSQSIAHRYTTGFTTLRKSASTKSQSLGSYQRRAKVEFLSASGAWTKVKVSGKTGFMESTRLSKTNPAVVNRWLKSKQVVYKSTNNKSARVATVEKNAKVEWLRTGTGWTAIRTGKGNGWVLTSALANTAIKPTAPKKPTPKASYRWTTAKVNIRKGAGTSHKSLGLVPANERVTYLKTANGWSNIRSSKGTGWISNKYLDKTGQYSFAVYGTLRKGQSAYYILKGKTSRETKTTIASHSMYLQPNKTWLSYVIPSKKASDKVVVERMDIKPASYRATVANMDKWERFNPNKPLADQNYNRVLVTDKDGKKSWAYLGSKKIGKYLTKNGIRVTSGDYLKRF; encoded by the coding sequence ATGACGGCGCTGGCACTTGCCGTCGCGGTGACAGGAAGCAGCACCGGCTTTGTGTTGCCGGCGATCGGTCAGGTACACGCTCCGGCAACGGGAGCGGCCGGGGCAGCGCCAACGGTCCTGGAGCCAAGAGCGGCTGCGGCAGGCATCGCCGCGAAAAAGCTTAACCTGAAGAAGGTGACCACCAATAACCTGAATCTGCGCCAGGCCAAGAGCACCCGGACGAGGGTACTGCTGACGGTCCCGAAGAACACCACCGTCACCGTCACCGAAACCAGCGGCACCTGGAGCAAGACAACCTATAGGGGCAAGACCGGGTGGGTGTCCTCCCGGTACCTCAAGAACGCGCCCGCCGCCCAGAAGACTGCGCCCAAGTCACAGTCGATCGCTCACCGCTACACCACCGGCTTCACCACCCTGCGAAAGAGTGCATCCACCAAGAGCCAGTCGTTGGGTTCCTACCAGCGCCGCGCCAAGGTCGAATTCCTCTCGGCCTCCGGGGCGTGGACCAAGGTCAAGGTTTCAGGCAAGACGGGCTTCATGGAATCCACCCGTCTTTCCAAGACCAATCCCGCCGTGGTCAACCGATGGTTGAAGTCCAAGCAGGTCGTTTACAAGAGCACCAACAACAAGTCCGCCAGGGTCGCCACGGTGGAGAAAAATGCCAAGGTCGAATGGCTGCGCACCGGCACCGGCTGGACCGCCATACGGACCGGGAAGGGCAATGGGTGGGTGCTGACCTCGGCCCTGGCCAACACCGCCATCAAGCCGACTGCCCCCAAAAAACCTACACCCAAGGCCAGCTACCGCTGGACAACGGCGAAGGTGAACATCCGCAAGGGCGCCGGCACTTCGCACAAGAGCCTTGGCTTGGTACCGGCCAACGAGCGAGTCACCTACCTCAAGACCGCCAACGGCTGGTCGAACATCAGGTCTTCCAAGGGCACCGGCTGGATTTCGAACAAGTACCTGGACAAGACCGGCCAGTACTCGTTCGCGGTCTACGGAACGTTGCGCAAGGGGCAATCGGCGTACTACATCCTCAAGGGGAAGACGTCCAGGGAAACCAAGACGACGATCGCCAGCCACAGCATGTATCTGCAGCCGAACAAGACTTGGCTCTCCTACGTCATCCCCAGCAAGAAGGCCTCCGACAAGGTGGTTGTCGAGCGGATGGACATCAAGCCGGCCAGCTACCGGGCCACCGTGGCCAACATGGACAAGTGGGAACGCTTCAACCCCAATAAGCCGCTAGCCGACCAGAACTACAACCGCGTGCTGGTCACCGACAAGGACGGCAAGAAGTCCTGGGCCTACCTGGGATCGAAGAAGATCGGCAAGTACCTGACCAAAAACGGAATCCGCGTAACTTCCGGCGACTATCTGAAGAGGTTCTGA
- a CDS encoding ABC transporter permease subunit: MLQVELPLALPLILGGMRGAILQVVATATIAAYVNLGGLGRYIFDGLALFDYGEVLVGAVLVTGLALVLDGLLALLAKAVSPARRSIDR; encoded by the coding sequence ATCCTGCAGGTCGAACTTCCCCTGGCGCTGCCGCTAATCCTGGGCGGGATGCGCGGGGCGATCCTGCAGGTCGTGGCCACGGCCACGATCGCCGCCTACGTGAACTTGGGTGGGCTGGGCCGCTACATCTTCGACGGGCTGGCCCTCTTCGACTACGGCGAGGTGTTGGTCGGTGCCGTGCTGGTCACCGGCCTCGCACTGGTGCTCGACGGATTGCTGGCCCTGCTGGCCAAGGCAGTGTCCCCTGCCCGTCGATCAATCGACCGATAA